In Desulfobulbus oralis, one DNA window encodes the following:
- a CDS encoding homoserine dehydrogenase, translated as MQDIKVGLIGFGTVGQGLAETLHSQENRLTKRTGMKIGIKTIADTRARALPAHLEHIHLTQDARDILADPEIDIVVELIGGMEPAKTFLLEAIAAGKHVVTANKALLAQTGSEIFRKAAEKGVAVGFEASVGGGIPVIKALREGLVANRILAISGIMNGTANYILSRMTDEGIPFAEVLAEAQKLGFAEADPSYDVDGIDTAHKLAILMSMAYGIHITNREISTEGIRNIEPVDIEMAREFGFRIKLLAISRNHGEHVEARVHPTMVPGDKLLASINGAYNAIQFKGDCVGDILLCGLGAGKMPTGSAVAADVVDIARDIACNSVGRVPPLSYQLSQFAPRRITGMDELFGPYYFRFTVKDEPGVLASIAGVLSAQGISIASVIQKGRRGQEAAVPLVILTHAARESDVEQALTRIGKLDAVLAPVVKIRILEQEQ; from the coding sequence ATGCAAGACATCAAGGTAGGACTGATCGGTTTTGGCACCGTGGGCCAGGGACTTGCGGAAACGCTGCACTCGCAGGAAAACAGGCTGACCAAGCGCACCGGCATGAAAATCGGCATCAAAACCATTGCCGACACACGTGCCAGGGCGCTGCCCGCCCATCTTGAGCACATCCATCTGACCCAGGATGCCAGGGATATTCTTGCCGATCCGGAAATCGACATCGTGGTCGAACTGATCGGCGGCATGGAGCCGGCCAAGACTTTTCTCCTGGAGGCCATTGCCGCCGGCAAACACGTGGTCACGGCCAACAAGGCGCTTCTGGCCCAGACGGGCTCGGAAATCTTCCGGAAAGCCGCCGAAAAGGGTGTGGCCGTGGGCTTCGAGGCCAGCGTGGGCGGCGGCATTCCCGTCATCAAGGCGCTGCGCGAAGGCCTGGTCGCAAACCGCATTCTGGCCATCAGCGGCATCATGAACGGCACGGCCAACTACATCTTAAGCCGCATGACCGACGAGGGCATTCCCTTTGCCGAGGTGCTGGCCGAGGCGCAGAAACTGGGCTTTGCCGAGGCCGACCCGAGCTACGACGTGGACGGCATCGACACGGCCCACAAGCTGGCCATTCTGATGAGCATGGCCTATGGCATCCACATCACGAACCGGGAAATCAGCACCGAAGGCATCCGGAACATCGAGCCGGTGGACATCGAAATGGCGCGGGAATTCGGCTTTCGCATCAAGCTGCTGGCCATTAGCCGCAACCACGGCGAGCACGTGGAAGCGAGGGTGCATCCCACCATGGTGCCGGGGGACAAGCTGCTGGCCAGCATCAACGGCGCCTATAACGCCATCCAGTTCAAGGGCGACTGCGTGGGCGACATCCTGCTCTGCGGCCTGGGTGCGGGCAAGATGCCGACCGGCAGCGCGGTGGCCGCCGATGTGGTGGACATTGCGCGCGACATCGCCTGCAATTCCGTGGGCCGGGTGCCGCCGCTCTCCTACCAGCTTTCCCAGTTTGCACCGCGCCGCATCACCGGCATGGACGAGCTTTTTGGGCCCTACTATTTCCGTTTTACGGTGAAAGACGAGCCAGGCGTGCTGGCAAGCATTGCCGGCGTCCTGAGTGCACAGGGCATCAGCATTGCCTCGGTCATCCAGAAGGGCCGCAGGGGCCAAGAAGCGGCGGTGCCGCTCGTGATTCTCACCCATGCGGCCAGGGAATCCGACGTGGAGCAGGCCCTGACCCGCATCGGCAAGCTGGATGCCGTGCTCGCTCCGGTGGTGAAGATCCGCATCCTCGAGCAAGAACAGTGA
- a CDS encoding cofactor-independent phosphoglycerate mutase, giving the protein MKYILLIGDGMGDVPVAALGGRTPLEAAPTPTLDRLARAGELLMVQTVPEGLPPGSDVANLALLGYQPSEVYTGRAPLEAASMGIAQADTDIDFRCNLINIQRQGERMLMVDYSAGHITTAEARELILALQAACGNPALTLHPGVGYRHLLALHNTPLPRDFTTTPPHDHCGRDVSAFFAEYAKVPALAALYARGPEILAAQPVNQKRQAAGKRPANFFWLWGEGKRPRMDTFAERCGLRGGMVSAVDLLKGIGKLSGLQVVDVPGATGYLDTNYAGKAAAALEILEEADFVAVHVEAPDECGHQGLAAEKMQAVADYDAKIVRPIVEGMERRGEPFRLVATMDHYTPLHLRTHVSWPVPMLLYDSRSRATDGLAYTEANAARAVEKSGRRFASGADFFRYFVEQRR; this is encoded by the coding sequence ATGAAATACATTCTGCTGATTGGCGACGGCATGGGCGACGTGCCGGTGGCAGCCCTGGGGGGCAGAACGCCTCTGGAGGCCGCGCCCACCCCCACGCTGGACCGGCTGGCCAGGGCGGGCGAACTGCTCATGGTGCAGACCGTGCCCGAGGGCCTGCCGCCGGGCAGCGATGTGGCGAATCTGGCACTCCTGGGCTATCAGCCTTCCGAGGTGTACACCGGCCGCGCACCCCTGGAGGCGGCCAGCATGGGCATTGCCCAGGCCGATACGGACATCGACTTCCGCTGCAATCTGATCAATATCCAGCGTCAGGGCGAGCGGATGCTCATGGTGGACTACAGTGCCGGCCACATCACGACCGCCGAGGCCCGGGAGTTGATTCTGGCCCTGCAGGCGGCCTGCGGCAACCCGGCCCTGACCCTGCATCCGGGCGTGGGCTACCGGCACCTGCTGGCGCTGCACAACACGCCGCTGCCCAGGGATTTCACAACAACTCCGCCCCATGACCACTGCGGCAGGGATGTATCCGCTTTCTTCGCCGAATACGCCAAGGTGCCAGCGCTGGCCGCGCTCTATGCCAGGGGGCCGGAAATTCTGGCGGCACAGCCGGTGAACCAAAAACGGCAGGCAGCCGGCAAAAGGCCGGCCAATTTCTTCTGGCTCTGGGGCGAAGGCAAAAGGCCCCGCATGGATACCTTTGCGGAGCGCTGCGGCCTCCGGGGCGGCATGGTCTCCGCCGTGGACCTGCTGAAGGGCATCGGCAAGCTGAGCGGGCTCCAGGTGGTGGATGTGCCCGGGGCGACCGGTTATCTGGATACCAACTATGCGGGCAAGGCGGCGGCCGCGCTGGAGATTCTTGAAGAGGCCGATTTTGTGGCTGTGCATGTGGAGGCGCCGGACGAATGCGGACATCAGGGTCTGGCTGCCGAAAAAATGCAGGCGGTGGCCGACTACGACGCCAAAATCGTGCGGCCCATTGTGGAGGGTATGGAACGCCGCGGCGAACCGTTCCGGCTGGTGGCGACGATGGACCACTACACGCCGCTGCATCTGCGCACGCACGTGAGCTGGCCGGTGCCCATGCTGCTCTACGATTCCAGAAGCCGGGCCACGGATGGGCTGGCCTACACCGAGGCGAACGCGGCCAGGGCTGTGGAAAAAAGCGGCAGGCGCTTTGCCAGCGGCGCCGACTTCTTCCGCTACTTTGTGGAGCAAAGGCGGTGA
- a CDS encoding acyl-CoA thioesterase, whose product MNKLAMALVEPIFTTTYRVIYGDTDAAGVMYNANYLRLFEIGRTEMMRAWAMSYREMEALGCVLPVTESYLRFKASARYDDLVEIAVALAGANRLTCRFHYQISRRERDGGTTLLTRGFTAHACVDRKGALSAFPQVIRDAIAPILERQRQSPASTTP is encoded by the coding sequence GTGAACAAACTCGCAATGGCTCTTGTGGAGCCGATTTTTACCACCACGTACCGGGTCATTTACGGCGACACCGACGCTGCCGGCGTCATGTACAACGCCAACTATCTGCGGCTCTTTGAAATCGGCCGCACCGAAATGATGCGCGCCTGGGCCATGTCCTACCGGGAGATGGAGGCATTGGGCTGCGTGCTGCCTGTCACCGAGAGCTATCTGCGCTTCAAGGCTTCGGCCCGCTATGATGACCTGGTCGAAATCGCGGTCGCGCTGGCCGGGGCCAACCGCCTGACCTGCCGCTTCCACTACCAGATCAGCCGCAGAGAGCGCGACGGCGGAACGACGCTTCTGACCAGGGGCTTCACCGCGCACGCCTGTGTGGATCGCAAGGGCGCGCTGAGCGCCTTCCCCCAGGTGATTCGAGATGCCATCGCCCCCATTCTGGAGCGGCAAAGGCAGAGCCCCGCGTCAACAACCCCATAA
- a CDS encoding rod shape-determining protein, producing MFPFRNPLYGWFSKDMAIDLGTANTVVYVKGRGIVLREPSVVAVRKDVRGSKVLAVGGEAKEMLGRTPGNIMAIRPMKDGVIADFEVTEAMLRYFINKVHNRRHLVHPRIVISVPSGITQVEKRAVRDTAESVGASDVFLVEEPMAAAIGAGLPITEPTANMVVDIGGGTTEVAVISLTGIVYSRSVRMAGDKMDEAILQYIKRKHNLAIGERTAEEIKTSIGDVLPEEPYASMEIKGRDLVAGIPKTITITAKEIQNAIAEQVDVIVEATKAALEATPPELAADIVDHGIVLTGGGALLKNLDKRLSNETGMPIIISEDPLSSVVLGSGKALDRIDILREIAID from the coding sequence ATGTTTCCATTTCGAAACCCACTTTATGGCTGGTTCTCCAAAGACATGGCCATTGATCTCGGTACAGCCAATACCGTGGTATATGTCAAGGGCAGGGGCATTGTTTTGCGGGAGCCCTCGGTGGTGGCGGTGCGCAAGGATGTGCGCGGCAGCAAGGTTTTGGCCGTGGGTGGCGAGGCCAAAGAAATGCTCGGTCGCACTCCTGGCAACATCATGGCTATCCGGCCCATGAAGGATGGCGTGATCGCTGACTTTGAGGTCACTGAAGCCATGCTTCGCTATTTTATCAACAAGGTGCATAACCGCCGTCATCTGGTGCACCCCCGCATCGTTATCTCCGTGCCATCCGGCATCACCCAGGTGGAGAAGCGGGCGGTGCGGGATACTGCCGAATCCGTGGGCGCGAGCGACGTTTTCTTGGTGGAAGAGCCCATGGCCGCTGCCATTGGCGCCGGCCTGCCCATCACGGAACCGACCGCCAACATGGTGGTCGATATCGGCGGCGGCACCACCGAAGTCGCGGTCATCTCCCTGACCGGCATCGTGTACTCCAGGTCGGTGCGCATGGCCGGCGACAAGATGGACGAGGCCATTTTGCAGTACATCAAGCGCAAGCACAACCTGGCCATAGGCGAGCGCACGGCGGAAGAGATCAAGACCTCCATCGGCGATGTCCTGCCCGAGGAACCCTATGCCAGCATGGAGATCAAGGGTCGTGATCTGGTGGCCGGCATACCCAAGACCATCACCATTACCGCCAAGGAAATCCAAAACGCCATTGCCGAGCAGGTCGATGTGATTGTGGAGGCGACCAAGGCCGCCCTGGAAGCCACACCGCCCGAGCTGGCCGCCGATATTGTGGATCACGGAATCGTACTCACCGGGGGTGGGGCGCTTTTGAAAAATCTCGACAAGCGCCTGAGCAACGAAACTGGCATGCCGATCATCATCTCCGAGGATCCGCTTTCTTCGGTGGTGCTGGGCTCGGGCAAGGCCCTGGACCGAATCGACATCCTCAGGGAAATAGCCATTGACTGA
- the mreC gene encoding rod shape-determining protein MreC, which yields MRKQLHKKRDSRAHHLRVLAVSVLLLVLGVFFLVTTFGSRQFGPFHKIMMEIVGPVQKTVTRTGSALGSIKHDYIDSIQNFFKLNEEKKRLTQQLQETEALLNKSREAMATNASLRKLLDFKNSTEQPSVAATIVGKDPSPFDRSVIIDQGANSGITKGCPVVCSEGVVGQIFTTSPNYSKVLLAIAPSSAIDVMLQGSRVRGILKGTGNMTYRLEYILTNVEVKPKEKVVTAGYGGVFPTGIPVGEVSRVSRQPQGMFHEIEVKPAVDYQTIEHLLVIRKNDLNEILDQPGRP from the coding sequence ATGCGTAAACAACTGCACAAAAAGCGCGACAGCAGGGCCCATCACCTGCGCGTTCTGGCTGTGTCCGTGCTGTTGCTGGTGCTGGGCGTCTTTTTTCTGGTCACGACCTTTGGCTCCCGGCAGTTCGGTCCCTTCCACAAGATTATGATGGAAATAGTCGGTCCGGTGCAGAAAACCGTGACCCGCACCGGCTCGGCTCTGGGCTCGATCAAGCACGACTACATCGACAGCATCCAGAATTTTTTCAAGCTCAATGAAGAAAAGAAACGCCTGACCCAGCAGTTGCAGGAAACCGAAGCCCTGCTGAACAAAAGCCGCGAGGCCATGGCCACCAATGCCAGCCTGCGAAAACTCCTGGACTTCAAAAACTCGACCGAGCAGCCCAGCGTGGCCGCCACCATCGTGGGCAAGGATCCCTCGCCCTTCGACCGTTCAGTGATTATCGATCAGGGTGCCAACAGCGGCATCACCAAGGGCTGCCCGGTGGTGTGCAGCGAAGGTGTGGTTGGTCAGATTTTCACCACCTCGCCGAACTATTCGAAAGTCCTGCTGGCCATCGCGCCTTCCAGCGCCATCGATGTCATGCTTCAGGGCTCGCGGGTGCGCGGCATTCTGAAAGGCACCGGCAACATGACCTACCGGCTGGAGTATATTTTGACGAATGTCGAGGTGAAACCGAAGGAAAAGGTGGTGACAGCCGGCTATGGCGGCGTCTTTCCCACAGGGATTCCGGTGGGCGAGGTGTCCAGGGTTTCCCGCCAGCCCCAGGGCATGTTTCATGAGATCGAGGTCAAGCCTGCGGTGGACTATCAGACAATAGAGCACCTGCTCGTCATCAGGAAAAATGACCTCAATGAAATTCTTGACCAGCCGGGGCGCCCCTGA
- the mreD gene encoding rod shape-determining protein MreD: MIFLCFLILGALLVILQTTLLMPSPLWAFAPDFYFIFVAYLASRFTVFQALILIYLLGLMLDVLVGTMLGMSTCLCFAGYAVMRLFAGKGAFKDYFYSIPLISLCFFVLSGLVYAVFDFVYPDQLAPWSWWKMGLRTLTLAVFVWPVFRLQNMVYSYAANAVMPWKRLKVRDNARRRQT, encoded by the coding sequence ATGATCTTTCTCTGCTTCCTGATACTTGGCGCGCTTTTGGTCATTCTGCAAACCACGCTGCTGATGCCCAGCCCTCTCTGGGCCTTTGCACCGGATTTCTATTTTATTTTCGTGGCTTATCTGGCCAGCCGCTTTACCGTGTTTCAGGCCCTGATACTGATTTACCTGCTTGGTCTGATGCTGGATGTGCTGGTTGGCACCATGTTGGGCATGTCCACCTGCCTGTGCTTTGCCGGTTATGCGGTGATGCGTCTCTTTGCCGGCAAAGGCGCGTTCAAAGACTACTTCTATTCCATTCCGCTGATTTCGCTTTGTTTTTTTGTGCTTTCCGGCCTGGTGTACGCGGTCTTTGATTTTGTCTATCCAGACCAGCTGGCACCGTGGAGCTGGTGGAAAATGGGCCTGCGCACCCTGACACTGGCGGTCTTTGTCTGGCCTGTCTTTCGGCTTCAGAACATGGTCTACAGCTATGCCGCGAATGCGGTCATGCCCTGGAAGCGCCTGAAGGTGCGCGACAATGCGCGCCGGCGGCAGACCTGA
- the mrdA gene encoding penicillin-binding protein 2 translates to MHTLRRSNRRRPGSLPHRDNSYDEGVVPLMAPQDSDELKTQTQKGLYAMGCILAAFIVIMARLYFLQIKQGTDYDKLADSNRVRYLEIMAPRGNILDRKGREMVTNRPSFNVIWLRTSNRLDEEWLKTLSRVLDEDPGVLLEKIRKMVGQPGHLPVRLAEDISWDKVRQIEVNKMYLPEVSIEVVPLRVYHYGDLASHLIGYLGEISKDELDRMDRSRYHGGDLIGKAGLERLREDDLSGIKGRDYMEVNALGFEQKPLKGEAPVPGRNLQLTIDVDLQKIAEEELANNKFAGAVVAIEVNTGRLLVSASSPPLHLQDFVGGISKANWKAMLDNPLHPLVNKVVQGQYPPGSTFKPVTALAGLAEGVITPDTTFFCPGFHRFGNRTYRCWRHAGHGSVNMKRAVAESCDVYFYITGQKLGVDRLAKYSKLFGFGRLTGVEMEHEKAGIVPSTDWKRQRYPRDAKWHEGETLSVAIGQGYNLVTPLQLAVMTAAIANGGTIYRPALVEKAFYPDGTVAQSFQPEVLHRFTNQGRNLKLIRDGMVEAVNGRRGTGRRAQVETQGIQVGGKTGTAQVVRIKQYQHLKEQDIPYKYRDHAWFTCFAPASNPEIAVTVLVEHGLHGGSASAPIAAKIMTRYFNEKLEQLQVPDVLEDGDEEDEHGHDDENGVAPAAPSMGTPLQF, encoded by the coding sequence GTGCATACCTTGCGCAGATCAAACCGACGCCGCCCCGGCAGCCTGCCCCATCGGGACAACAGCTACGACGAGGGTGTGGTGCCCCTGATGGCGCCGCAGGACAGCGACGAACTGAAGACGCAGACCCAGAAGGGCCTGTATGCCATGGGCTGCATTCTGGCGGCCTTTATCGTCATCATGGCCAGGCTTTATTTTTTGCAGATAAAGCAGGGCACAGACTATGACAAACTGGCGGACTCCAACCGGGTGCGCTATCTGGAAATCATGGCCCCGCGCGGCAATATTCTGGATCGCAAGGGTCGCGAGATGGTGACCAACCGGCCCTCGTTCAACGTGATCTGGCTGCGCACGAGCAACCGGCTGGACGAGGAGTGGTTGAAGACCCTGAGCCGGGTTCTGGACGAGGATCCAGGGGTCCTGCTGGAAAAAATCCGGAAAATGGTGGGGCAGCCCGGCCATCTGCCGGTCAGACTGGCGGAGGACATCTCCTGGGACAAGGTGCGGCAGATTGAAGTCAACAAGATGTATCTGCCGGAGGTCAGCATCGAGGTCGTGCCGCTGCGGGTCTACCATTACGGCGACCTGGCCTCGCATCTGATCGGTTATCTGGGGGAGATCAGCAAGGACGAGCTGGATCGCATGGACAGGAGCCGCTACCATGGGGGCGATCTCATCGGCAAGGCCGGTCTGGAGCGGCTGCGCGAGGACGATCTGAGCGGCATCAAGGGCCGTGACTACATGGAAGTCAATGCCCTGGGCTTCGAGCAGAAGCCGCTCAAGGGCGAGGCGCCGGTGCCGGGCAGGAACCTGCAACTGACCATCGATGTCGATCTGCAAAAGATCGCGGAGGAAGAGCTGGCCAACAACAAATTTGCGGGCGCGGTGGTGGCGATCGAGGTCAATACCGGCCGCCTTCTGGTCTCCGCCAGTTCGCCGCCGCTGCATCTGCAGGACTTCGTTGGCGGCATTTCCAAAGCCAACTGGAAGGCCATGCTGGACAATCCCCTGCATCCCCTGGTGAACAAGGTCGTGCAGGGCCAGTATCCGCCGGGGTCCACCTTCAAACCCGTGACCGCGCTGGCCGGTCTGGCCGAGGGGGTGATCACGCCGGACACGACCTTTTTCTGTCCGGGCTTCCACCGCTTCGGCAATCGCACCTACCGCTGCTGGCGGCATGCCGGCCACGGCTCGGTCAACATGAAACGGGCTGTCGCCGAGTCCTGCGACGTGTATTTCTACATAACCGGGCAGAAGCTGGGCGTAGACCGGCTGGCGAAGTACTCAAAGCTCTTCGGCTTTGGCAGACTGACCGGCGTGGAAATGGAGCACGAAAAGGCGGGTATCGTGCCCTCGACCGACTGGAAACGCCAGCGTTACCCCCGCGATGCCAAATGGCATGAGGGCGAAACGCTCTCGGTTGCCATTGGTCAGGGCTACAATCTGGTGACGCCGCTGCAGTTGGCCGTGATGACCGCAGCCATTGCCAATGGCGGCACGATCTACAGGCCCGCCCTGGTGGAAAAGGCCTTTTATCCGGACGGCACCGTGGCCCAGAGCTTCCAGCCCGAGGTGCTGCATCGTTTTACCAATCAGGGCCGCAACCTGAAACTGATCCGCGACGGCATGGTGGAAGCGGTCAACGGCCGGCGCGGCACGGGCCGCCGGGCCCAGGTCGAGACCCAGGGCATTCAGGTGGGCGGCAAGACCGGTACGGCCCAGGTGGTACGCATCAAGCAGTACCAGCATCTGAAGGAACAGGATATCCCCTACAAGTACCGGGATCATGCCTGGTTCACCTGCTTCGCCCCGGCCTCCAATCCGGAGATTGCGGTGACCGTGCTGGTCGAGCACGGCCTGCACGGCGGCTCGGCCTCGGCGCCGATTGCCGCCAAAATCATGACCCGCTATTTCAACGAGAAGCTGGAACAGCTTCAGGTGCCAGACGTCCTGGAGGATGGGGACGAAGAGGATGAGCACGGGCATGATGACGAGAACGGGGTGGCGCCGGCTGCGCCAAGCATGGGCACACCCCTTCAATTTTAG